The Edaphobacter sp. 12200R-103 genome contains a region encoding:
- a CDS encoding MlaD family protein, which yields MPSQQEVRWSQLKVGLIVLVASVVLVTLLFLMTSSAGLGIFSHKLTITTYFENSAGLKAGAAVNLQGVTIGTVKTVTVVATPDRKLTPVKVVMKLNEKYADELRKDSKASLTTIGVLGDTVVDINSQFAVGPPLRDGDELKTLETPSLTDVVKASQGTIESLNVILAKMNTIVDNLQTGKGSIGQLINNPDLYNKLNGTVDELHKLTVNLNKGKGTIGKLISDDSLYNRLNETTAKLQDITNDLDAGKGSAGKLLKDPSLYDNLNSTLKHANSLMAEADAGKGGLGLLVKDPNFRKQLNDTVTQVNQLVSGINQGRGTLGKLATEDTLHTNMNNLLTNSSDLVTAVRQNPKKYLTIHLKIF from the coding sequence ATGCCGAGTCAACAGGAGGTGAGATGGTCACAGCTGAAGGTCGGCCTTATCGTCCTGGTGGCTTCGGTAGTCCTGGTGACCCTGCTGTTCCTGATGACCAGCTCCGCCGGTCTGGGAATCTTCTCCCACAAACTGACCATCACCACATACTTTGAAAACTCTGCCGGCCTCAAGGCAGGAGCCGCCGTCAATCTTCAGGGCGTGACTATCGGTACGGTAAAGACCGTGACCGTCGTCGCGACCCCGGACAGGAAGCTAACCCCGGTCAAAGTGGTGATGAAGCTCAACGAGAAATACGCCGACGAGCTGAGGAAAGATTCCAAAGCCTCCCTGACGACCATCGGCGTCCTGGGCGATACGGTCGTCGATATCAACAGTCAGTTTGCGGTAGGCCCTCCGCTGCGCGACGGCGACGAGCTGAAGACACTGGAAACCCCTAGCCTGACCGACGTCGTCAAGGCGAGTCAGGGAACCATCGAGAGCCTGAACGTCATCCTGGCAAAGATGAACACCATCGTCGATAACCTCCAGACCGGCAAGGGCTCGATCGGGCAGCTCATCAATAATCCGGATCTCTATAACAAGCTGAACGGAACGGTGGATGAGCTCCATAAGCTGACCGTGAACCTGAACAAAGGCAAGGGGACGATTGGCAAGCTCATCAGCGATGACTCTCTCTACAATCGGCTGAATGAGACGACGGCGAAGCTCCAGGACATTACGAACGACCTGGACGCAGGCAAGGGAAGCGCCGGTAAGCTGCTGAAGGACCCGAGCCTGTACGATAACCTGAACTCCACCCTGAAGCATGCGAACTCGCTGATGGCTGAGGCTGATGCAGGCAAGGGCGGCCTTGGTCTCCTGGTCAAGGACCCGAACTTCCGCAAGCAGCTGAATGACACAGTGACTCAGGTTAACCAGCTTGTCAGCGGTATCAATCAGGGCCGCGGAACTCTGGGCAAGCTGGCGACAGAAGACACGCTGCACACGAACATGAACAATCTGCTGACCAACAGCTCCGATCTGGTCACAGCGGTTCGTCAGAATCCCAAGAAGTACCTGACCATTCACCTCAAGATCTTCTGA
- a CDS encoding glycosyltransferase family 39 protein: MELILLAVAAIFVGLHGLHLRADFPNHSPWMDWAKYTDEGWYGDAAIRHFQRGDWYVPGDFNPAAALPVWPLTESLVFHFTGVSVIAARALTVAIFAVILWCVYLLVRRWHRLQHPGERSLAPAISVLLLSTSPFCYAFSRMAILEPLLIVLTLLALLSASYVPCENAVEAQRSWWGGSLPVLGIGVLLPLMVLTKTTAVFLLPAVAWLLFARSGYRLRVALRVMVPVALLAVSIWGLYYGLVVRPRFLADYRYLFSVNSYSGLNVQNFFAVLSESFSDGMWIGPILYPLAILAMFFAAFIRPRLLKNPLLVALALWSMGYFAFILYHDNLQPRYYLVTVVPMTVFTVLVFERAFRGENWRRLSTIPAASLCTASLIAMAVSDARQTLDYVLHPEYTFVAAAQQIRRIIDSDRTHSPLVLSISGSDLSLITGIPSICDDFGTMDLEDRVKTYHPGWYVAWNQVDDDKMDALTSVYRVQRVASFPTMDDPDRNLMILYRLDPILRQTKPRLGHRGPRLEAASFIRRASEAEKQP; the protein is encoded by the coding sequence GTGGAGTTGATCCTGCTTGCGGTGGCGGCTATCTTTGTCGGGCTGCATGGCCTTCACCTGCGTGCTGACTTTCCGAACCATTCCCCCTGGATGGATTGGGCCAAGTACACCGATGAAGGCTGGTATGGCGATGCGGCCATCCGGCACTTCCAGCGAGGCGACTGGTACGTTCCCGGCGACTTCAACCCCGCCGCCGCACTGCCCGTTTGGCCTCTGACGGAGTCGCTGGTCTTTCACTTCACCGGGGTCAGCGTCATTGCTGCCCGGGCCCTGACCGTGGCCATCTTCGCTGTGATTCTGTGGTGCGTCTATCTTCTCGTTCGCCGCTGGCATCGACTTCAACACCCCGGGGAGAGGTCACTTGCCCCGGCGATCTCTGTTCTCCTGCTATCGACGAGTCCCTTCTGTTACGCATTCAGCCGGATGGCGATCCTGGAACCCTTGTTGATCGTCCTTACACTTCTGGCACTTCTGTCCGCTTCTTATGTGCCCTGCGAAAATGCAGTTGAGGCCCAAAGAAGCTGGTGGGGTGGGAGCCTTCCTGTTCTGGGCATTGGTGTTCTTCTGCCTCTCATGGTCCTTACCAAAACCACAGCGGTCTTTCTTCTGCCCGCTGTCGCTTGGCTCCTCTTTGCCCGTTCGGGCTATCGTCTTCGAGTGGCCTTGCGGGTGATGGTGCCCGTCGCTCTGCTCGCGGTCTCCATCTGGGGGCTTTACTACGGACTCGTGGTTCGTCCCCGCTTCCTGGCGGACTATCGCTATCTCTTTTCGGTGAACTCCTACTCCGGCCTCAACGTCCAGAATTTTTTTGCGGTCCTGTCCGAGAGCTTCTCCGACGGCATGTGGATCGGCCCTATCCTTTACCCGCTGGCGATTCTCGCAATGTTTTTCGCGGCCTTCATTCGCCCGCGGCTCCTCAAAAATCCCCTTCTGGTCGCTCTTGCCCTGTGGTCGATGGGGTATTTCGCCTTCATTCTCTATCACGACAATCTTCAGCCCAGGTACTATCTCGTCACAGTTGTGCCTATGACGGTTTTCACGGTGCTGGTGTTTGAGCGTGCCTTCCGTGGGGAAAACTGGCGACGGCTCTCCACGATTCCCGCTGCTAGCCTCTGCACCGCTTCGTTGATCGCGATGGCTGTCTCCGATGCGCGACAGACATTGGACTATGTTCTCCATCCGGAGTACACCTTCGTGGCCGCGGCCCAGCAGATTCGCAGGATCATCGATTCCGACCGTACCCATAGTCCGCTGGTCCTTTCGATCAGCGGTTCGGATCTCTCCCTGATCACAGGTATTCCCTCCATCTGTGACGATTTCGGCACCATGGACCTTGAAGATCGGGTGAAGACGTACCATCCCGGATGGTACGTCGCCTGGAACCAGGTGGACGATGACAAGATGGACGCCCTGACCTCCGTCTATCGTGTTCAGAGAGTAGCCTCCTTTCCCACAATGGATGACCCGGATAGAAACCTGATGATTCTCTACCGCCTGGACCCCATCCTGCGACAGACAAAACCTCGGCTGGGGCATCGCGGACCCCGCCTGGAAGCCGCCAGCTTCATCCGGCGAGCCTCCGAAGCAGAAAAACAGCCCTGA
- a CDS encoding beta-propeller fold lactonase family protein, translating into MTLKKMGRGALASIVSLAMGLGLTACGRDYTVGYVYVTTASGTSGLVNGYKVDYQQGYLTQLANSPLPSGGKNPVTIVASPDHLSIYIVHRDDSNVVHFLVGTDGKLYPQKTYNILGSFATDASIDAAGKFLYVTYTYQNTILPDGTQQQLYTPANPGPGGVTIFPIGSDGTLGTPSTFALGRNPVKISATNPNHFVYVVAQDSATGNNLFGFSQDPNTGALTPLPGVTINPGNVVSTGFPSGNTPSGIIADASGSHLYVTDQVLNDVMGYTIGANGIPSLIASATTDSAPAGMIIDASGKYLFVAATGAGAVDGYTFGANGEPVRSTVSSSVQVGTGPTCLGMIGAPSSGDPTHGIYLYTSNSLSSNVSGNQMDASTGRLFQVQRTPFSANALPSCLVTVPIVPGR; encoded by the coding sequence ATGACGTTGAAGAAGATGGGCCGCGGAGCATTAGCCTCGATAGTGTCCTTGGCGATGGGGCTGGGCCTGACGGCGTGTGGCCGCGACTATACAGTCGGCTATGTCTACGTGACCACGGCGTCGGGAACCTCCGGGCTGGTCAACGGATACAAGGTTGACTATCAGCAGGGCTACCTGACCCAGCTCGCGAACTCTCCTTTGCCCTCAGGCGGCAAAAATCCCGTCACTATCGTCGCTTCACCGGATCATCTCAGCATCTACATCGTCCACCGCGATGACTCGAACGTCGTTCACTTCCTCGTCGGTACCGACGGCAAGCTTTACCCGCAGAAGACCTACAACATCCTGGGAAGCTTCGCCACCGACGCCTCCATCGATGCCGCCGGCAAGTTTCTGTACGTGACGTACACCTACCAGAACACGATCCTTCCCGACGGCACGCAGCAGCAGCTCTATACTCCTGCCAATCCCGGTCCCGGCGGCGTCACTATCTTCCCCATCGGCTCGGATGGAACGCTGGGCACGCCCTCGACATTCGCTCTGGGACGCAATCCTGTAAAGATCTCTGCGACCAATCCCAATCACTTTGTCTACGTGGTCGCCCAGGACTCTGCGACCGGCAATAATCTCTTTGGCTTCTCGCAGGATCCCAACACGGGCGCGCTCACACCCCTTCCCGGAGTGACGATCAACCCCGGCAACGTAGTCTCCACGGGATTCCCCTCCGGAAACACTCCTTCGGGCATCATCGCTGACGCATCGGGAAGTCATCTGTACGTCACCGATCAGGTGCTGAACGATGTGATGGGCTATACCATTGGCGCGAACGGCATCCCCAGCCTGATAGCCTCTGCCACAACCGATTCCGCACCGGCAGGAATGATCATCGACGCCAGCGGAAAATATCTTTTTGTCGCTGCGACCGGAGCGGGTGCTGTCGACGGATATACCTTCGGAGCGAACGGTGAGCCTGTTCGTTCCACGGTCTCCTCCAGCGTTCAGGTGGGCACCGGACCCACCTGCCTGGGAATGATCGGTGCTCCCAGTTCCGGCGATCCCACGCACGGGATTTACCTCTATACCTCAAATTCGCTGAGCAGCAATGTCTCTGGAAACCAGATGGATGCCTCCACGGGCCGTCTCTTCCAGGTGCAGAGGACGCCCTTCAGCGCGAACGCTTTGCCTTCCTGCCTGGTCACGGTCCCTATTGTTCCCGGGCGGTAG
- a CDS encoding beta-propeller fold lactonase family protein, producing the protein MRLSRIGRVSLALVASVALGLGITACGSGTVAYLWVLGTQYNQIAGFKVDHYSGNLTQVVGSPFSSNGTNPISIAVKPGGRYVYVVNKGVAASGTTPATPGNIALFSVGGDGTLTFQQSYTSRGNTPVWATVDTTGSYLYVLDSEYPDTPEYPNPNHLGAITVFVIDNNTGRLQLVPNQQIKDSNQTQLTFFPVGPAPTMMRTSGSCLFTMDTGDQTIFPYAVGANGQLTLTANSTIATGAGQLTSITANGTYVYLTDANPTPDSPGGRVLPYTVGTGSAACSLNTLTGGPVNNLPLTSNPVYSMVDNKGKTLYVLNRSSLDPNNKASSISAFTIDPTTGKLQFLGTGGSPSAGNPYPIDAGPVCMVEDPTNQWAYTSNNIAGTISGKRLDSNSGELRELPRNSTFPTVGQPTCMALSPSVN; encoded by the coding sequence ATGAGGTTGAGCAGGATTGGCCGTGTTTCATTGGCCTTGGTAGCATCCGTTGCATTAGGTCTGGGTATAACAGCGTGCGGTAGCGGCACGGTGGCTTATCTCTGGGTGCTTGGCACACAGTACAACCAGATCGCGGGATTCAAGGTCGATCACTACTCCGGCAATCTGACACAGGTAGTCGGCTCTCCTTTCAGTTCGAACGGTACCAATCCCATCTCCATTGCGGTGAAGCCCGGCGGACGGTATGTCTATGTCGTCAACAAAGGCGTCGCGGCCTCTGGAACGACTCCGGCGACACCGGGTAACATCGCGCTCTTCAGCGTTGGCGGTGACGGCACCCTTACCTTCCAGCAGAGCTACACCAGCCGCGGCAATACGCCGGTATGGGCGACCGTGGACACCACTGGAAGCTACCTCTACGTTCTGGATTCCGAATATCCCGATACGCCCGAGTACCCGAATCCAAACCATCTCGGCGCCATCACCGTATTCGTGATTGACAACAATACAGGCCGCCTACAGCTGGTTCCCAATCAGCAGATCAAGGACAGCAATCAGACCCAGCTGACCTTCTTCCCTGTAGGTCCTGCACCGACAATGATGCGCACCTCCGGAAGCTGCCTCTTCACGATGGACACCGGCGATCAGACCATCTTTCCCTATGCCGTGGGAGCCAACGGCCAGCTGACCCTGACGGCGAACTCGACCATTGCAACGGGAGCCGGCCAGCTGACCTCGATCACTGCTAACGGAACCTACGTCTACCTGACCGATGCTAATCCGACTCCGGACAGCCCCGGCGGAAGAGTGCTTCCATATACGGTAGGAACAGGCTCTGCGGCCTGCTCGCTCAACACCCTTACCGGCGGTCCCGTCAACAATCTTCCCCTGACCTCGAACCCGGTCTACTCGATGGTCGACAACAAGGGCAAGACGCTGTATGTCCTGAATCGTTCTTCGCTCGATCCCAACAACAAGGCGAGCTCAATTTCGGCATTTACCATCGATCCCACGACCGGCAAGCTGCAGTTCCTGGGAACGGGCGGAAGCCCATCGGCTGGTAACCCGTATCCTATTGATGCTGGGCCGGTGTGCATGGTGGAAGATCCGACCAACCAGTGGGCCTACACTTCCAACAATATTGCTGGGACTATTAGCGGTAAGCGGCTCGACTCCAATTCCGGTGAGCTTCGAGAGTTGCCGAGAAACTCAACATTTCCCACGGTGGGTCAGCCAACATGTATGGCGCTCAGCCCGTCCGTCAATTAG
- a CDS encoding ABC transporter permease, protein MNKLVVGNLVHRPLRSLISALAIAIEVIMILSITAILLGKISGFKARQNGIGMDMIVRPATTNNFLGMSGAGASIKVADVVRKIPHVEVVAPVNIAVTSSLDSIYGIDYQSFNALLPFTFLSGTPFQGPDDVIIDDYTSEGKKIGDTIKILNHDFRICGIVAHGKGGRKFIPIDTMGSLNGTEGKASAFYIKTEDPPRYQEEIRKAILATPGMSQYDVRTAEEYLSAISPTKLPYMSTAINVVVGISLVIGFLVIFQSMYTAVMERTREIGILKSLGASRTYIVSLVLRETALIAVVGIALGVASSYLLSSVLSARFPTLDFVINLPWVWKSVVIAFIGALLGAVYPAYKAASKDPIDALAYE, encoded by the coding sequence ATGAATAAACTCGTCGTTGGTAATCTCGTTCACCGCCCCCTCCGCTCCCTGATCAGCGCCCTGGCCATTGCCATTGAGGTGATCATGATACTCTCGATCACAGCGATACTCCTCGGTAAGATCAGCGGATTCAAGGCGCGTCAGAACGGCATCGGTATGGACATGATTGTGCGTCCAGCCACGACGAACAACTTCCTCGGCATGAGCGGAGCCGGTGCCTCGATCAAGGTGGCCGATGTGGTCCGAAAGATTCCTCACGTCGAGGTGGTCGCTCCCGTAAATATTGCGGTGACCAGCTCTCTCGACAGCATCTACGGAATCGACTACCAGAGCTTCAATGCTCTGTTGCCCTTTACTTTCCTCTCAGGAACACCTTTCCAGGGGCCGGACGACGTCATCATCGACGACTACACCTCCGAAGGCAAGAAGATCGGCGACACTATCAAGATCCTCAATCACGACTTTCGCATCTGCGGAATCGTTGCCCATGGAAAGGGCGGCCGCAAATTTATCCCGATCGACACCATGGGTTCGCTCAATGGCACCGAAGGTAAGGCCTCAGCGTTCTATATCAAGACAGAAGATCCGCCCCGCTACCAGGAGGAGATCCGTAAGGCCATCCTGGCCACGCCCGGCATGAGTCAATACGACGTAAGGACCGCCGAAGAGTATCTCTCCGCGATCTCTCCGACCAAGCTGCCCTACATGAGCACAGCCATCAACGTGGTGGTTGGAATCTCCCTCGTCATCGGATTCCTGGTGATCTTTCAGTCGATGTATACCGCCGTCATGGAAAGAACGCGGGAGATTGGCATCCTCAAGTCGCTCGGCGCTTCGCGAACTTACATCGTCTCGCTGGTGTTGCGCGAGACCGCTCTGATCGCCGTGGTGGGAATCGCCCTTGGAGTCGCTTCGAGCTATCTGCTGAGTTCTGTTCTGAGTGCCCGTTTTCCTACGCTGGACTTCGTCATCAACCTGCCCTGGGTATGGAAATCGGTCGTAATCGCCTTTATTGGAGCATTGCTTGGAGCCGTTTATCCTGCATATAAGGCTGCCAGCAAGGACCCGATCGATGCTCTTGCCTACGAGTGA
- a CDS encoding M13 family metallopeptidase has product MTFTRSRLLFSAMAALLCLSSAIAEDVSGPKSAPKKPQIFDLSAIDTTADPCVDFYQYACGNWRKNNPIPADQTRWGRFNELAEYNNYLLYTDLKAAADAPKTPLQKKYGDFFAACMNSDLADKLGAKPIQPILQTIAQWNDRKKLATLFGSMEDKYAVGYFFTFGSDQDQKDSTQQIGELDQAGLGLPDRDYYLNQDDRSKKLRSEYTDHVAKMFTLVGDTPEQAAQEAKNVLAIETALAEGSMSRVDRRNPKNVYHVMTISEIQSLTPDFDWKVYLNAKKQGGLKTLNVVAPDFFKAMNQQIDSASIEALRSYLQWHTIHRYAPNLSDAFVQENFRFFAATLAGQKELAPRWKRCTQATDRALGEAVGQDWVAKNFPPAAKDSMEKLVKALEVSLDQDIQHLDWMSDATKAEAKKKLDAFHDKIGYPEKWRDYSSVKIDRNNPVGNAQQVAAFNDRRDLAKIGKPVDEKEWIMTPPTVNAYYNPPQNDINFPAGILQPPFYDFKADPAVNFGGIGVVIGHEMTHGFDDEGSQYDATGNVRSWWTDEDRKKFDERTDCEVKEYNGFEVAPGQNLNGKLTLGENTADNGGLRIAYQALMSTLAEENASTTAKKDNYTPAQRFFLGFGQVWCENVTEQAARLRAKTDPHSSGRWRINGSVQNFEEFGKAFGCKVGQPMRPANACRVW; this is encoded by the coding sequence ATGACCTTTACTCGCTCCAGACTTCTTTTTTCCGCCATGGCAGCTCTGCTTTGCCTCTCCTCTGCCATCGCCGAGGATGTCTCCGGCCCGAAGAGCGCCCCGAAGAAGCCGCAGATCTTCGATCTCTCCGCCATCGATACTACTGCCGACCCCTGCGTCGACTTTTACCAGTACGCCTGCGGCAACTGGCGGAAGAACAATCCCATTCCCGCTGATCAGACCCGCTGGGGCCGCTTCAACGAGCTGGCCGAATACAACAATTACCTGCTCTACACCGATCTGAAGGCAGCAGCCGATGCGCCGAAGACGCCTCTTCAGAAGAAGTACGGCGACTTCTTTGCCGCCTGCATGAACTCGGATCTCGCCGACAAGCTCGGGGCGAAGCCCATTCAGCCTATTCTCCAGACCATCGCCCAGTGGAACGACCGCAAAAAGCTTGCGACCCTGTTCGGAAGCATGGAAGACAAGTACGCCGTCGGATACTTCTTCACCTTCGGCTCCGATCAGGACCAGAAGGATTCCACCCAGCAGATTGGTGAGTTGGACCAGGCTGGTCTTGGACTACCCGATCGCGACTATTACCTGAACCAGGATGACCGTTCGAAAAAACTTCGTTCGGAGTACACCGACCACGTCGCGAAGATGTTTACGCTCGTCGGTGACACACCGGAGCAGGCCGCTCAGGAGGCGAAGAACGTTCTTGCGATTGAGACCGCGCTGGCCGAAGGCTCGATGTCCCGCGTCGACCGCCGCAATCCGAAGAATGTCTACCACGTGATGACGATTTCTGAGATCCAGTCTTTAACGCCTGACTTCGACTGGAAGGTTTATCTCAACGCGAAGAAGCAGGGAGGTCTGAAGACGCTCAATGTCGTGGCGCCTGATTTCTTCAAGGCGATGAACCAGCAGATCGACTCCGCCTCGATAGAGGCCCTTAGGAGCTATCTGCAGTGGCATACCATCCACCGCTACGCCCCCAACCTGAGCGATGCATTTGTGCAGGAGAACTTCCGCTTCTTTGCCGCTACTCTTGCAGGCCAGAAGGAGTTGGCGCCGCGATGGAAGCGCTGCACCCAGGCGACCGACCGCGCTCTTGGAGAGGCCGTCGGCCAGGACTGGGTTGCAAAGAACTTTCCGCCCGCAGCCAAGGACAGTATGGAAAAGCTGGTCAAGGCGCTTGAGGTCTCGCTCGATCAGGACATCCAGCACCTGGACTGGATGAGCGATGCTACAAAAGCGGAGGCAAAAAAGAAGCTCGATGCGTTTCACGACAAGATCGGTTATCCGGAGAAGTGGCGCGACTACTCCTCGGTAAAGATCGATCGCAACAATCCGGTTGGAAACGCGCAGCAGGTTGCCGCGTTCAATGACCGACGCGATCTCGCAAAGATCGGCAAGCCTGTGGACGAGAAGGAGTGGATTATGACTCCGCCCACAGTGAACGCCTACTATAACCCTCCCCAGAACGACATTAACTTCCCCGCGGGCATTCTGCAGCCGCCCTTCTACGACTTCAAGGCCGATCCGGCGGTCAACTTCGGCGGCATTGGGGTCGTCATTGGCCACGAAATGACCCACGGCTTCGACGATGAAGGCAGTCAGTACGACGCCACGGGCAATGTACGAAGCTGGTGGACCGATGAAGATCGAAAGAAGTTTGATGAGCGCACCGACTGCGAGGTGAAGGAATACAACGGCTTCGAGGTGGCCCCCGGACAGAACCTGAACGGCAAGCTTACGCTGGGCGAAAACACCGCCGACAACGGGGGGCTGCGCATCGCCTACCAGGCGCTGATGAGCACGCTTGCGGAAGAGAATGCATCCACGACGGCGAAAAAAGACAACTACACCCCGGCGCAGCGTTTCTTCCTCGGCTTTGGCCAGGTATGGTGCGAAAACGTCACCGAGCAGGCGGCGCGGCTGCGGGCCAAGACCGATCCGCACTCGTCCGGCCGCTGGCGCATCAATGGCTCTGTTCAAAACTTCGAGGAGTTCGGTAAGGCGTTCGGGTGCAAGGTGGGCCAGCCTATGAGGCCGGCCAATGCCTGTCGGGTCTGGTAG
- a CDS encoding acyltransferase yields the protein MASTATTPLVTPARKPPLPALTGIRTLLAFNIVLFHFTPPYLGPIRPFVEHGFVFVNVFFLISGFILSYNYFDRGVNLNKRDFWMARFARLYPVYLLVLLMSIPMLELEWQARSVTEFWQGVVMTPLLLQGWSPSLATFWNTVAWTLSCEVAFYALFPWLIRLPWPKKPSRLILTIFILWVIDLIPAALYLWLNPDHLSAPVDRYTSTTIIRFLKYTPLPYAPTFLSGIALSRLQWTLKISERQRMSIAAAALGLLGLFFFTISDRVPYLVLHCGLLLPFFSAMVFGLSGRHAISRIFAWGPLLLVGESSYVLYLLHFNAYILMHKYHLIERLHLTTLDPWISYAALIAMSVLVYKFFENPVRRAILNRFPPASRRAATS from the coding sequence TTGGCCTCCACTGCAACCACACCGCTGGTAACCCCGGCACGGAAACCTCCCCTTCCCGCTCTTACAGGAATCCGGACCCTTCTGGCATTCAACATCGTTCTGTTCCACTTCACACCGCCCTATCTGGGGCCGATTCGGCCATTTGTGGAACATGGATTTGTCTTCGTCAATGTCTTCTTCCTGATCTCGGGCTTCATCCTCTCGTACAACTACTTCGATCGAGGTGTGAACCTGAACAAGCGGGATTTCTGGATGGCGCGATTTGCCCGCCTCTATCCCGTCTATCTGCTCGTCCTGCTGATGTCGATCCCAATGCTTGAGTTGGAGTGGCAGGCGCGGTCCGTTACGGAGTTCTGGCAGGGAGTTGTGATGACCCCCCTCCTGCTCCAGGGATGGAGCCCTTCGCTGGCAACGTTCTGGAATACCGTTGCATGGACGCTGTCATGCGAGGTAGCGTTTTACGCGCTCTTTCCGTGGCTGATCCGGCTTCCCTGGCCAAAGAAGCCCTCGCGTTTGATCTTGACAATCTTTATCCTGTGGGTCATCGATCTCATTCCGGCAGCGCTGTATCTTTGGTTGAATCCCGATCACCTCTCAGCGCCGGTGGATCGCTACACTTCGACGACGATCATCCGCTTTCTGAAGTACACGCCCCTGCCCTATGCTCCTACGTTCCTGTCGGGCATTGCGCTATCGCGGCTGCAATGGACCCTGAAGATCAGCGAGCGGCAGCGCATGTCGATTGCAGCGGCTGCACTGGGGCTGCTGGGACTCTTCTTCTTCACGATCTCGGACAGGGTGCCCTACCTGGTTCTGCACTGCGGGCTTCTACTGCCGTTCTTCTCTGCCATGGTCTTTGGGCTTAGCGGGCGCCATGCGATCTCCCGTATCTTTGCCTGGGGTCCGCTGCTGCTAGTGGGCGAGAGCAGCTACGTTCTCTACCTTCTGCACTTTAACGCCTACATCCTGATGCACAAGTATCACCTGATAGAGCGACTTCATCTGACAACGCTTGACCCTTGGATCTCCTACGCTGCCCTGATCGCGATGTCAGTGCTGGTATACAAGTTCTTTGAGAACCCGGTGCGCCGGGCCATCCTCAATCGCTTTCCTCCAGCATCGCGCAGGGCTGCAACCTCTTGA
- a CDS encoding beta-propeller fold lactonase family protein — MSLTGKIFESMPGEKAKAPSARASMIGRLASAVMLTGALGLTACTRDYTVAYVYATAANAGINEYGVDYRSGALVPIAGSPVAAGNNPVKIIASPNSLFVYVLNQGDSTIQQFAVETDTGKLTAKNTYPTGATPTSMAIDPSGKFLYVTFKYQQGYSDTNPGPGGVDIFPVSSDYSLGTPTIQPLGNNPVGVTYTNFNNYVYIVDAEPATASSSAVGWILAFSANTANGALTPIGKTSVSTGNDGKTVATGYGAGTNPSSIAVDPASRFLYVTDRATNQLYGNIVISGGLLQPMQNSPFATGLLPVAVTVDPRGKYLFVANYNDNSVSAYAIDQPTGAPSGSVGSSSTKVGTGPSCLSIEPALGIYMYSSNNLDNTTTGLKLDSHNGSLQDVQNTPFPAAGTPTCVVAVANGSHATQVVNP; from the coding sequence ATGAGCTTGACAGGAAAGATCTTTGAGTCGATGCCTGGAGAGAAGGCAAAGGCCCCCTCAGCAAGGGCCAGCATGATTGGACGGCTCGCTTCAGCAGTGATGCTGACCGGCGCGCTCGGCCTGACTGCCTGCACCCGCGACTATACGGTGGCCTACGTGTACGCCACCGCCGCAAATGCAGGCATCAATGAGTATGGCGTCGACTACCGCTCCGGCGCACTTGTGCCGATCGCCGGATCGCCGGTCGCAGCCGGCAATAATCCCGTCAAGATTATCGCTTCTCCCAACAGTCTGTTCGTATACGTCCTCAACCAGGGCGATTCTACGATTCAGCAGTTTGCGGTAGAGACTGACACGGGTAAGCTGACTGCGAAGAACACTTACCCCACCGGGGCGACTCCTACATCGATGGCGATCGACCCCTCGGGTAAGTTCCTGTACGTCACCTTCAAATACCAGCAGGGATACTCCGACACCAATCCAGGGCCCGGAGGCGTGGATATCTTCCCGGTCAGCTCGGACTACTCGCTTGGAACACCAACCATTCAGCCCTTGGGCAACAACCCAGTTGGCGTCACTTATACGAACTTCAACAACTACGTTTACATCGTCGATGCTGAGCCGGCGACCGCTTCCAGCTCTGCGGTCGGCTGGATTCTTGCCTTCTCGGCCAATACCGCCAACGGAGCGCTTACGCCCATCGGCAAGACCAGCGTCTCGACCGGGAACGACGGAAAGACGGTCGCTACAGGTTATGGCGCGGGAACCAACCCGAGCTCCATCGCGGTTGATCCTGCCTCGCGCTTCCTTTATGTGACCGATCGCGCCACCAACCAGCTCTACGGAAACATCGTCATCTCCGGCGGTCTACTGCAGCCGATGCAGAACTCGCCCTTTGCCACTGGCCTGCTTCCAGTGGCCGTCACGGTCGATCCTCGCGGAAAGTACCTGTTCGTCGCCAACTATAACGACAATTCAGTGAGCGCCTATGCCATCGACCAGCCGACGGGCGCTCCCAGCGGCTCCGTCGGGTCCTCCTCCACCAAGGTCGGCACCGGCCCAAGCTGCCTCTCGATCGAGCCCGCGCTGGGTATCTATATGTACAGCTCCAACAACCTGGATAACACCACCACCGGTCTCAAGCTCGATTCTCACAACGGCTCGTTGCAGGATGTCCAGAACACGCCTTTCCCGGCAGCTGGAACACCTACCTGCGTCGTCGCCGTGGCAAATGGATCGCACGCGACGCAGGTGGTCAACCCATAG